A genomic window from Gossypium hirsutum isolate 1008001.06 chromosome D12, Gossypium_hirsutum_v2.1, whole genome shotgun sequence includes:
- the LOC107947164 gene encoding uncharacterized protein, whose protein sequence is MPSAIASTLLLSSKPIFLFKDPFYLAPSTCPKGPISPQLKPLTLKCSGNSEEQETSNGLKDALSGILGKQVEELLNREENKGLLDGLEKASERVEIAKRQLAEIEKQELEARLLRNYIDQLESRASEIAETQQEISQARAMIEEAERSLGPNEANYGDGNAFSSQEDGEEGIDTDKERVESLKAALISAIVGTLAGFPISLTQVSSTTQLLLPLSLNFISCALFGVTFRYAVRRDLDNFQLKTGTSAAFGFVKGLGTLGGGAPLELDPGSFLSHAVDGAVYVSQNLLVFLFAAVGLDFCIKMRILSPFPMKRSAPRTDTR, encoded by the exons ATGCCCTCAGCAATCGCCTCCACTTTGCTTCTCTCTTCAAAACCCATATTCCTATTCAAAGATCCCTTCTACTTAGCACCTTCGACATGTCCAAAAGGCCCCATTTCTCCTCAGCTAAAGCCTCTCACCTTGAAATGCAGCGGTAACTCGGAGGAGCAAGAAACAAGCAATGGCTTGAAGGATGCCCTTTCTGGTATCCTTGGCAAGCAGGTTGAGGAACTCTTGAACCGAGAAGAGAACAAGGGTTTGCTTGATGGATTGGAGAAGGCTTCAGAGAGAGTAGAGATTGCTAAGAGACAACTTGCAGAGATTGAAAAACAAGAACTTGAAGCTCGGTTATTGAGAAATTACATTGACCAATTAGAATCCAGGGCCTCCGAG ATTGCAGAAACTCAGCAGGAGATTTCACAAGCACGGGCCATGATTGAAGAAGCAGAACGCTCACTTGGACCTAATGAAGCTAATTATGGAGATGGAAACGCTTTCAGCAGCCAAGAAGATGGTGAAGAAGGAATTGATACTGATAAAGAGAGAGTAGAGTCATTAAAAGCAGCTTTGATATCTGCAATTGTTGGCACCCTTGCTGGATTCCCCATCTCCCTAACCCAAGTTTCCAGCACCACTCAGCTGCTGCTCCCTTTATCACTCAATTTCATCAGCTGCGCATTGTTTGGGGTCACTTTTCGCTATGCAGTTAGGAGGGACTTGGACAATTTTCAGCTCAAGACCGGCACATCTGCAGCTTTCGGTTTTGTGAAAG GTCTTGGTACATTGGGAGGAGGGGCTCCTCTGGAACTGGATCCTGGAAGCTTCTTGTCTCATGCTGTCGATGGTGCAGTTTATGTATCCCAGAATCTTCTCGTTTTTTTATTTGCTGCTGTTGGCTTGGATTTTTGCATTAAGATGAGGATTTTAAGTCCTTTTCCCATGAAAAGATCAGCTCCGAGGACGGATACAAGGTGA
- the LOC107947163 gene encoding outer mitochondrial transmembrane helix translocase, with product MAPGRRSDRSLLQDLLLYAASIAFSCLVLAGLKQLNPNRDASKKSIANKNAISKRLGRPLIHTDPYEDVIVGDVVNPDHIDVEFDSVGGLDRIKKALYELIILPLKRPELFAYGKLLGPQKGVLLYGPPGTGKTMLAKAIAKESGAVFINVRVSNLMSKWFGDAQKLVAAVFSLAYKLQPAIIFIDEVDSFLGQRRATDHEAMAIMKTEFMALWDGFTTDQNARVLVLGATNRPAELDEAILRRFSQVFEIGKPDCDDREKILKVILKNERVEDTIDLYHIARLCEGYTGSDLFELCKQAAYNPLRDLLNEEKAKKTRQLQAPRPLSQLDFEKALAASMKTSIGVDEHNGYSSCSST from the exons ATGGCCCCCGGCCGTCGTTCGGATAGAAGCTTGTTACAAGACCTACTCTTATATGCAGCCAGCATCGCTTTCAGTTGCCTGGTCCTCGCCGGCCTCAAACAACTAAACCCAAATCGTGATGCCTCTAAGAAATCGATTGCGAACAAAAATGCCATCTCCAAACGCCTTGGTCGCCCCCTCATCCACACTGACCCTTACGAG GATGTGATAGTGGGTGATGTGGTGAACCCAGATCACATAGACGTAGAATTCGACTCTGTTGGTGGGCTTGACAGAATAAAAAAAGCACTGTATGAGTTGATTATTCTTCCTCTTAAGAGGCCTGAGCTTTTTGCTTATGGCAAACTTTTGGGTCCCCAAAAAGGGGTGCTTTTGTACGGACCACCAGGGACCGGGAAAACCATGCTTGCCAAAGCCATTGCAAAAGAATCTGGGGCTGTTTTTATCAATGTCAGAGTTTCTAATTTGATGAGTAAATGGTTCGGTGACGCCCAAAAACTAG TGGCTGCTGTCTTTAGTTTGGCTTATAAGCTGCAACCGGCAATTATATTTATTGACGAAGTGGATAGTTTTCTGGGGCAACGACGAGCCACGGACCATGAGGCAATGGCTATTATGAAAACTGAGTTCATGGCCTTGTGGGATGGTTTTACCACCGATC AGAATGCTCGAGTTCTGGTACTTGGTGCAACTAATCGTCCGGCAGAGCTTGATGAGGCAATTCTTAGGCGTTTCTCCCAGGTTTTTGAAATTGGAAAGCCTGACTGTGATGATCGAGAAAAGATATTGAAGGTGATATTGAAGAATGAGAGAGTGGAGGACACTATTGATTTGTACCACATAGCTAGATTATGTGAAGGTTATACTGGTTCTGATTTATTTGAGCTCTGCAAACAAGCAGCATATAATCCTCTCAGGGATCTCTTAAATGAAGAGAAGGCTAAAAAGACACGTCAA TTACAGGCACCAAGACCATTGTCGCAGTTGGACTTTGAGAAAGCTTTAGCTGCTTCCATGAAAACAAGCATCGGTGTTGATGAGCACAATGGGTATAGCTCTTGTTCATCAACATAA
- the LOC121224349 gene encoding serine/threonine-protein kinase BLUS1 isoform X1 has translation MGGSRSYSANPSDYKLLEEVGYGASATVYRAIFLPTNDIIAVKCLDLDRCNSNLDDIRREAQTMSLIDHPNVIWAYCSFVVDHNLWVVMPFMSEGSCLHLMKSAYPDGFEEPAIGSVLKETLKALDYLHRQGHIHRDVKAGNILLDNNGTVKLADFGVSACMFDAGDRQRSRNTFVGTPCWMAPEVLQPGSGYNSKADIWSFGITALELAHGHAPFSKYPPMKVLLMTIQNAPPGLDYDRDKKFSKSFKEMVAMCLVKDQTKRPTAEKLLKHSFFKHAKPPELSVKKLFAGLPPLWNRVKSLQLKDAAQLALKKMPSAEQEAISQSEYQRGVSAWNFDIEDLKAQASLVRDDDIHECKDDESMKSSFGHKAEAYCGSGLGTLNLSREVSQSEFGEPMTIDLLQSDCLNGKGKNPECDIVEAGLHEKGLRKNGSGIDIMASTSEKDVVMTGAKSVKPRQTQSGPLTPGAILNHSSSERVHNSERFENEISQVNERVCLVRKAPSFSGPLMLPTRASANSLSAPIKSSGGFRDSLDDKSKANLVQIKGRFSVTSENLDLVKDIPLSSVSRRSSQTSPLRKSASVGDWILEYKQAPNNHSPKDLTNGNMPTSIVMSHLQNLFQQTSAQQDLIVNLLNTLQPAEFVDAAQNGKLPPLPRCSESNGNVKTAASERERLLLGKISELQSRMMSLTDELIAEKLKYDQLQQQLRLMSGGEEWD, from the exons ATGGGAGGAAGTCGGAGTTACTCAGCGAATCCTAGCGATTACAAGCTTCTAGAAGAGGTTGGTTATGGCGCCAGTGCTACTGTTTATAGAGCGATCTTCCTTCCTACTAACGACATCATAGCTGTGAAATGCTTGGATCTCGATCGGTGCAACAGTAATCtg GATGATATACGCCGGGAAGCTCAAACAATGAGTTTGATTGATCACCCAAATGTTATTTGGGCATATTGTTCTTTTGTGGTTGACCATAATCTTTGGGTAGTCATGCCTTTCATGTCAGAGGGTTCCTGTTTGCACCTCATGAAGTCAGCATATCCAGACGGTTTCGAAGAGCCTGCTATTGGTTCTGTTCTGAAAGAAACTCTCAAAGCTCTGGATTATCTTCATCGACAAGGACATATTCATCGGGATGTTAAG GCTGGAAATATACTGCTTGATAACAATGGCACAGTAAAGCTTGCTGACTTTGGTGTTTCAGCTTGCATGTTTGATGCAGGAGATAGACAACGTTCTAGAAATACCTTTGTTGGTACTCCTTGCTG GATGGCACCAGAGGTCTTGCAGCCTGGAAGTGGATATAACTCCAA GGCTGATATATGGTCTTTTGGTATAACAGCATTGGAGTTGGCTCATGGTCATGCACCTTTCTCTAAATATCCCCCAATGAAG GTTCTCTTGATGACAATACAAAATGCTCCTCCAGGACTTGATTATGATCGTGATAAGAAGTTCTCTAAG TCTTTCAAAGAAATGGTTGCAATGTGCCTGGTGAAAGATCAAACAAAGAGGCCGACTGCAGAGAAATTATTAAAACACTCCTTTTTCAAGCATGCAAAGCCTCCTGAGCTCTCTGTGAAGAAATTATTTGCTGGTCTGCCACCACTTTGGAATCGTGTGAAATCCCTTCAG CTTAAAGATGCTGCACAACTAGCTCTAAAGAAAATGCCTTCAGCAGAACAAGAAGCTATATCACAG AGCGAGTACCAAAGAGGAGTTAGTGCCTGGAATTTCGATATTGAGGATTTGAAAGCGCAAGCATCTCTG GTGCGTGATGATGATATTCACGAGTGCAAAGATGATGAAAGCATGAAATCAAGCTTTGGTCATAAG GCTGAAGCTTACTGTGGATCTGGTTTGGGAACATTGAATTTAAGTAGGGAAGTATCTCAGTCTGAATTTGGAGAACCAATGACCATTGACTTATTACAGTCTGATTGCTTGAATGGAAAGGGAAAGAACCCAGAATGTGATATAGTTGAGGCTGGCCTGCACGAGAAGGGTTTGAGGAAAAATGGTTCAGGCATTGATATTATGGCATCAACTTCAGAAAAGGATGTGGTCATGACCGGGGCTAAATCAGTGAAACCTAGGCAAACCCAAAGTGGGCCACTCACACCTGGTGCTATTCTTAATCATTCATCTTCTGAGCGGGTTCATAACTCAGAAAG gtttgaaaatgaaatttcaCAAGTGAATGAGAGAGTTTGCCTAGTTCGTAAAGCACCAAGCTTTAGTGGTCCGTTGATGCTTCCTACTCGAGCATCTGCAAACAGTTTATCAGCTCCAATTAAATCATCTGGAG GGTTTAGGGATTCTCTGGATGACAAGTCAAAGGCTAATCTGGTGCAAATAAAAGGTCGATTTTCAGTAACATCTGAAAATTTAGATCTTGTAAAG GATATTCCTCTAAGTTCAGTTTCGCGCCGATCGTCACAG ACTTCGCCTCTCAGAAAGTCTGCTAGTGTAGGTGATTGGATACTTGAATACAAACAAGCG CCTAACAATCATTCCCCCAAGGATTTGACCAATGGTAACATGCCCACCTCAATTGTTATGAGTCACCTTCAGAATCTTTTCCAGCAAACCTCTGCTCAACAG GATCTTATTGTGAATTTGTTGAATACATTGCAGCCAGCTGAGTTTGTAGATG CCGCTCAAAATGGAAAGTTGCCTCCTCTACCTCGTTGTTCTGAGAGCAATGGAAAT GTGAAAACAGCAGCCTCTGAGAGGGAGCGTTTACTGCTTGGCAAGATCTCAGAGCTACAGTCGAG AATGATGAGTTTGACTGATGAATTGATTgctgaaaagttaaaatatgatcAA TTGCAACAACAACTTAGGTTGATGTCTGGTGGGGAAGAGTGGGATTAG
- the LOC121224349 gene encoding serine/threonine-protein kinase BLUS1 isoform X2 → MGGSRSYSANPSDYKLLEEVGYGASATVYRAIFLPTNDIIAVKCLDLDRCNSNLDDIRREAQTMSLIDHPNVIWAYCSFVVDHNLWVVMPFMSEGSCLHLMKSAYPDGFEEPAIGSVLKETLKALDYLHRQGHIHRDVKAGNILLDNNGTVKLADFGVSACMFDAGDRQRSRNTFVGTPCWMAPEVLQPGSGYNSKADIWSFGITALELAHGHAPFSKYPPMKVLLMTIQNAPPGLDYDRDKKFSKSFKEMVAMCLVKDQTKRPTAEKLLKHSFFKHAKPPELSVKKLFAGLPPLWNRVKSLQLKDAAQLALKKMPSAEQEAISQSEYQRGVSAWNFDIEDLKAQASLVRDDDIHECKDDESMKSSFGHKAEAYCGSGLGTLNLSREVSQSEFGEPMTIDLLQSDCLNGKGKNPECDIVEAGLHEKGLRKNGSGIDIMASTSEKDVVMTGAKSVKPRQTQSGPLTPGAILNHSSSERVHNSERFENEISQVNERVCLVRKAPSFSGPLMLPTRASANSLSAPIKSSGGFRDSLDDKSKANLVQIKGRFSVTSENLDLVKDIPLSSVSRRSSQVDFASQKVC, encoded by the exons ATGGGAGGAAGTCGGAGTTACTCAGCGAATCCTAGCGATTACAAGCTTCTAGAAGAGGTTGGTTATGGCGCCAGTGCTACTGTTTATAGAGCGATCTTCCTTCCTACTAACGACATCATAGCTGTGAAATGCTTGGATCTCGATCGGTGCAACAGTAATCtg GATGATATACGCCGGGAAGCTCAAACAATGAGTTTGATTGATCACCCAAATGTTATTTGGGCATATTGTTCTTTTGTGGTTGACCATAATCTTTGGGTAGTCATGCCTTTCATGTCAGAGGGTTCCTGTTTGCACCTCATGAAGTCAGCATATCCAGACGGTTTCGAAGAGCCTGCTATTGGTTCTGTTCTGAAAGAAACTCTCAAAGCTCTGGATTATCTTCATCGACAAGGACATATTCATCGGGATGTTAAG GCTGGAAATATACTGCTTGATAACAATGGCACAGTAAAGCTTGCTGACTTTGGTGTTTCAGCTTGCATGTTTGATGCAGGAGATAGACAACGTTCTAGAAATACCTTTGTTGGTACTCCTTGCTG GATGGCACCAGAGGTCTTGCAGCCTGGAAGTGGATATAACTCCAA GGCTGATATATGGTCTTTTGGTATAACAGCATTGGAGTTGGCTCATGGTCATGCACCTTTCTCTAAATATCCCCCAATGAAG GTTCTCTTGATGACAATACAAAATGCTCCTCCAGGACTTGATTATGATCGTGATAAGAAGTTCTCTAAG TCTTTCAAAGAAATGGTTGCAATGTGCCTGGTGAAAGATCAAACAAAGAGGCCGACTGCAGAGAAATTATTAAAACACTCCTTTTTCAAGCATGCAAAGCCTCCTGAGCTCTCTGTGAAGAAATTATTTGCTGGTCTGCCACCACTTTGGAATCGTGTGAAATCCCTTCAG CTTAAAGATGCTGCACAACTAGCTCTAAAGAAAATGCCTTCAGCAGAACAAGAAGCTATATCACAG AGCGAGTACCAAAGAGGAGTTAGTGCCTGGAATTTCGATATTGAGGATTTGAAAGCGCAAGCATCTCTG GTGCGTGATGATGATATTCACGAGTGCAAAGATGATGAAAGCATGAAATCAAGCTTTGGTCATAAG GCTGAAGCTTACTGTGGATCTGGTTTGGGAACATTGAATTTAAGTAGGGAAGTATCTCAGTCTGAATTTGGAGAACCAATGACCATTGACTTATTACAGTCTGATTGCTTGAATGGAAAGGGAAAGAACCCAGAATGTGATATAGTTGAGGCTGGCCTGCACGAGAAGGGTTTGAGGAAAAATGGTTCAGGCATTGATATTATGGCATCAACTTCAGAAAAGGATGTGGTCATGACCGGGGCTAAATCAGTGAAACCTAGGCAAACCCAAAGTGGGCCACTCACACCTGGTGCTATTCTTAATCATTCATCTTCTGAGCGGGTTCATAACTCAGAAAG gtttgaaaatgaaatttcaCAAGTGAATGAGAGAGTTTGCCTAGTTCGTAAAGCACCAAGCTTTAGTGGTCCGTTGATGCTTCCTACTCGAGCATCTGCAAACAGTTTATCAGCTCCAATTAAATCATCTGGAG GGTTTAGGGATTCTCTGGATGACAAGTCAAAGGCTAATCTGGTGCAAATAAAAGGTCGATTTTCAGTAACATCTGAAAATTTAGATCTTGTAAAG GATATTCCTCTAAGTTCAGTTTCGCGCCGATCGTCACAGGTTG ACTTCGCCTCTCAGAAAGTCTGCTAG
- the LOC121224586 gene encoding uncharacterized protein, producing the protein MCRSEDYYDFRSGDQSLLKIKAFFVRFSGFDSCADPLSDSLTLLFPPRINDTARLEIPGSIIRSGSPAFVTLHRLVKLKTRDGEAIYGSRERVRAGDGVRFEVYSREEKVLNGVLRREEEKWKMECKCALESGNTEMIGGKAAVADVCVAVEGDLAMGERVEMVVRKCRKNRRVGFDQLEDIPEEREGESERDGGGEEVDIEAAGVSWAFDVGIWIMCFGVGYFVSKATAKSLRRMRLL; encoded by the coding sequence ATGTGCAGATCTGAGGATTATTACGACTTTCGCTCCGGCGATCAAAGTCTTCTGAAGATCAAAGCTTTCTTCGTTCGATTTTCGGGTTTCGATTCATGTGCCGACCCGTTATCCGATTCGCTCACTCTACTCTTCCCACCAAGAATCAATGACACGGCGCGGCTAGAAATTCCCGGCTCCATTATCCGATCCGGTTCTCCCGCGTTCGTGACACTGCATCGATTGGTGAAATTGAAGACGAGGGACGGAGAGGCGATATATGGGAGCAGGGAGCGGGTTCGGGCCGGGGATGGGGTCCGGTTCGAGGTTTACTCGAGAGAGGAAAAGGTGTTGAACGGGGTTTTaaggagagaagaagaaaagTGGAAAATGGAATGCAAGTGCGCGCTGGAGAGTGGCAATACCGAAATGATAGGCGGTAAAGCGGCGGTTGCGGATGTTTGCGTGGCGGTGGAGGGAGACCTGGCGATGGGGGAGAGGGTGGAGATGGTAGTGAGGAAGTGTAGAAAAAACAGGAGGGTGGGGTTCGATCAGCTGGAGGATATTCCAGAGGAGAGAGAAGGAGAAAGTGAAAGGGACGGTGGGGGAGAAGAGGTGGATATAGAAGCGGCGGGTGTAAGCTGGGCCTTTGATGTGGGCATTTGGATCATGTGCTTCGGGGTTGGATATTTTGTTTCTAAAGCCACTGCCAAAAGCTTGAGGCGCATGCGATTACTTTGA
- the LOC121224350 gene encoding rab GTPase-activating protein 22, which yields MLTEQKPLMRALRRSHTSSSQSTSSSSSSSSNTSSSSSSSWIHLRSVLLVVASSSSSSSSSSSSQQIPTDRGSLKSPWSHRRRKHALLPKQWRNLFTADGKLIDGGVKFLKKIRSGGVDPSIRAEVWPFLLGIYDFNSSKEERDSLRSQKRKEYERLRKRCHQILKRTEKSVKLKGTAGNGCNEDNECFSQFFDSPGLEDMVSGRRSHSTEGGSPVFDDSDHRVCDHSHPTSLSSDSFLEGEVGKRVVSSQDACTGETESSDSDSSEEDENTPLLSSEIIEENDIHKDDNGSSSPSQIEGRSATPTDEDFATWRRIILLDAVRANDDWIIYSPSQASVSTMKAQRLAESVGLKDYDDLEPCRIFHAARLVSILEAYALYDPEIGYCQGMSDLLSPIISVVEDDSEAFWCFAGFMKRARHNFRLDEVGIRRQLNIVSKIIKCKDNHLYRHLEKLQAEDCFFVYRMVIVLFRRELNFEQTLCLWEVMWADQAAIRAGIARSAWGRMRLRAPPTDDLLLYAIAACVLQRRKLIIEKYSSMDEIMRECNSMAGHLDVWKLLDDAHDLVVNLHDKI from the exons ATGCTTACGGAACAGAAACCGTTAATGCGAGCTTTGCGGCGAAGTCACACATCTTCATCGCAATCAACGTCATCTTCCTCCTCATCGTCGTCAAatacttcatcttcttcatcgtCGTCGTGGATTCATTTGCGATCGGTTTTATTAGTCGTTGCTTCTTCCTCTTCCTCGTCATCTTCCTCATCTTCTTCCCAACAAATTCCGACTGATCG GGGTAGCCTAAAATCACCTTGGTCCCACAGGAGAAGAAAACATGCCCTTCTACCTAAACAATGGAGGAATTTGTTCACTGCTGATGGGAAACTCATTGATGGTGGTGTCAAGTTTCTGAAAAAAATTCGAAGTGGA GGTGTTGATCCAAGTATTAGAGCAGAGGTGTGGCCATTCCTCCTCGGAAT ATACGACTTCAACAGTTCAAAGGAAGAAAGAGATTCCTTGAGAAGTCAGAAACG AAAAGAGTATGAAAGATTGCGTAAGCGGTGCCACCAAATCCTTAAACGTACTGAAAAGAGTGTTAAGTTGAAGGGAACTGCTGGAAACGGCTGCAATGAAGACAATGAGTGTTTCAGTCAATTTTTTGATTCTCCAGGCTTGGAGGATATGGTTAGTGGTAGGAGGTCCCACTCCACCGAGGGAGGAAGCCCTGTGTTTGATGATTCTGATCACCGCGTCTGTGATCATAGTCATCCAACCTCTTTATCTTCTGATTCATTTCTGGAGGGAGAGGTTGGTAAGAGAGTAGTTAGTAGTCAAGATGCCTGTACTGGTGAGACAGAATCATCTGATTCTGACTCTTCTGAAGAAGATGAAAACACACCTCTCCTTTCCTCTGAAATAATCGAGGAAAATGATATTCATAAAGATGATAATGGTAGTTCCTCTCCCTCCCAGATAGAAGGCAGGTCTGCAACCCCCACTGATGAAGATTTTGCCACATGGCGGAGAATTATCCTCCTTGATGCAGTGAGGGCAAATGATGACTGGATCATTTACTCTCCATCTCAGGCTTCAGTATCCACAATGAAAGCACAAAGGTTAGCTGAGAGTGTTGGGTTGAAAGATTATGATGATTTAGAGCCATGCAGGATTTTTCATGCAGCTCGCCTGGTTTCTATTCTCGAGGCTTATGCCCTTTACGATCCCGAGATAGGTTACTGCCAAGGGATGAGTGATCTGCTCTCTCCAATCATCTCAGTGGTAGAGGATGACTCTGAGGCCTTCTGGTGCTTTGCAGGTTTCATGAAAAGAGCTCGTCACAATTTCCGACTTGATGAGGTGGGGATTAGAAGACAGTTAAACATTGTCTCCAAGATTATCAAGTGTAAGGATAATCATCTATATAGACACCTCGAGAAGCTTCAAGCTGAAGACTGCTTTTTTGTGTATAGGATGGTTATAGTGCTTTTCAGGAGGGAATTGAACTTTGAGCAGACACTTTGCCTCTGGGAAGTGATGTGGGCAGACCAAGCAGCTATCCGTGCCGGCATTGCAAGGTCTGCTTGGGGGAGGATGAGACTTCGTGCTCCCCCTACCGATGATCTCCTGCTTTATGCAATAGCAGCATGTGTTTTGCAAAGGAGGAAGTTAATCATAGAAAAGTATAGCAGCATGGATGAGATAATGAGAGAATGCAATAGTATGGCCGGACATCTGGATGTCTGGAAACTTCTCGACGATGCCCATGATTTAGTGGTCAACCTACATGACAAGATTTAA
- the LOC107949686 gene encoding NADH dehydrogenase [ubiquinone] flavoprotein 2, mitochondrial has product MWSLVCGTTPCMICGSGEIEGALLKYLGVERNEVTKDGLFSVGEMECMGCCVNAPMIAVADYTNGSEGYTYNYYEDVTTQRVVEIVEIVAVGFCQEN; this is encoded by the exons ATGTGGTCATTGGTTTGTGGCACAACACCATGTATGATATGTGGTTCAGGAGAAATTGAAGGAGCCTTATTGAAATACTTGGGGGTTGAGCGCAATG AGGTAACAAAGGACGGTTTATTCTCTGTTGGAGAAATGGAATGTATG GGATGTTGTGTAAATGCTCCTATGATTGCAGTTGCTGATTACACCAATGGATCTGAAGGATATACGTATAATTACTAT GAAGATGTTACTACTCAACGAGTTGTTGAGATAGTTGAGATAGTTGCAGTGGGATTTTGCCAAGAGAACTGA